A portion of the Spirochaetales bacterium genome contains these proteins:
- a CDS encoding sulfite exporter TauE/SafE family protein, translating to MVKVILYLILGLFSGTISGVVGIGGGVIIVPSLIFLFGFTQQQAQGTTLALLVPPIGLLAAYTYYTKGLVDVKVASLICIGFFIGGLLGSKIAINLSNEILRKIFGSIIILIGLYMLVKK from the coding sequence ATGGTAAAAGTCATTTTATACCTGATTCTGGGTTTGTTTTCGGGAACGATAAGCGGTGTCGTCGGCATAGGCGGAGGTGTCATTATTGTGCCGTCTTTGATATTCTTATTCGGATTTACGCAGCAGCAGGCCCAGGGTACGACCCTGGCGCTTCTGGTGCCGCCGATAGGGCTGCTCGCTGCCTACACCTATTACACGAAAGGTCTTGTCGATGTCAAGGTGGCTTCACTGATCTGTATCGGTTTTTTTATCGGCGGGCTGCTCGGGTCGAAAATCGCGATTAATCTGTCGAATGAAATCTTACGGAAGATATTCGGGAGTATCATCATATTAATCGGTTTATACATGCTTGTAAAAAAATAG